One segment of Corynebacterium atrinae DNA contains the following:
- the pglZ gene encoding BREX-1 system phosphatase PglZ type A has translation MSKAVSIQDHLVSRFAQHRLVIWHDAEGNYAADLDIHVPPGVTVLRVEDNEFALKHRVLREDSSSNYLIYRAGPIPKGPANWLLDLELAYGIFTADRGALLRADLGLSVTGAEELIAAHDSFFATSKLVAKFKDLLRDNDDLVTVQAKMCAVVLGQKEHSFSELMRTLLVEHAHGSSASYDGLVEQNLAEFHWNGAAKIYGYKAEMPSMAGFVLWMFRQAAADFTASTSRAARNIEIDFRSFRDNRQSTQALKTLARQAEKNLDYAEQASTASLDELVASDIFDAGEKEIILRLINAIATHTMSERDIAETIRSRRTSIWFDDHATLYTALDAAAELLPLIKSTQLDIPTFDQGLTRYRDEWYRIDQLYRQFTHAAHTAEFKQPLEALTEQVENAYVNDFLYRLGTTWQQQVDTIDQWKSPVLTSQGAFFDHYVAPIIHGGRKKAVVIISDAMRYEVADELHARIRGENKYEAQLEAMLGVLPSYTQLGMASLLPHQALAHSPDGDPVLVDGQRSNGTSNRAKILAAVGGTAIQAGDFLKLKPSERRDLYSAHQVLYVYHDTIDATGDNAVSERRTFTAAAEAIEELISLVKSLASANATNILLTADHGFLYQDEKLPPQFNLTVKPQGDKIVAEKRRYVLGRGLKDDPAFRKFLPEQVGLTSEVEIQIANSIHRIIRPGAGSQFVHGGASLQEIIVPVITVNKRRSDTVEQVNVDIHPETDKITTGQVVVKLYQSMPATDQRLARRLRAGVYFGEKLISNQVELLFDHTSREGRDRFQSVVLLLSKDADQANNHSVEFRLEQPIPGTDEWKRYKSAPYTIKRSFTSDFDF, from the coding sequence ATGAGCAAAGCTGTCTCAATTCAGGATCACCTGGTATCACGTTTCGCCCAGCACCGTCTGGTGATCTGGCACGACGCGGAAGGCAACTACGCGGCCGACCTCGACATTCATGTCCCGCCCGGCGTCACTGTGCTGCGGGTCGAGGACAACGAGTTCGCACTTAAGCACCGTGTGCTGCGTGAAGACTCGAGCAGCAACTACTTGATCTACCGAGCCGGCCCAATTCCCAAGGGTCCTGCGAACTGGTTGCTTGACCTGGAGCTTGCTTACGGTATCTTCACCGCCGATCGTGGCGCGCTGCTGCGCGCCGACCTCGGACTTAGTGTTACCGGCGCTGAGGAACTCATTGCTGCACACGATTCCTTCTTCGCTACCAGTAAACTCGTCGCGAAATTTAAGGATCTCCTACGAGATAATGACGATCTCGTTACGGTGCAGGCAAAAATGTGCGCCGTCGTGCTAGGTCAGAAGGAACACAGCTTCTCGGAACTGATGCGCACTCTTCTCGTTGAGCATGCCCACGGTAGCAGTGCCAGTTATGACGGACTCGTTGAGCAGAATCTTGCGGAGTTCCACTGGAATGGTGCAGCCAAGATCTATGGCTATAAGGCTGAGATGCCGAGTATGGCCGGATTCGTGCTGTGGATGTTTCGCCAGGCCGCAGCAGATTTTACTGCCTCAACCTCTCGCGCTGCGCGCAATATTGAAATTGACTTCCGTAGCTTCCGCGATAATCGCCAAAGTACCCAGGCGCTTAAGACCCTCGCGCGTCAGGCTGAAAAGAACCTTGACTATGCCGAGCAGGCATCTACTGCATCCCTGGATGAACTCGTCGCCTCCGATATTTTTGATGCCGGCGAGAAAGAAATCATTCTGCGGCTGATCAACGCGATCGCCACGCACACGATGTCAGAACGCGACATCGCTGAAACCATTCGCTCACGCCGCACGAGCATATGGTTCGATGACCATGCCACACTTTATACGGCACTCGATGCCGCAGCGGAATTACTCCCGTTAATTAAATCCACCCAACTCGACATACCGACCTTCGATCAGGGGCTTACCCGCTACCGTGATGAATGGTACCGAATAGATCAGCTGTACCGGCAGTTCACCCATGCAGCTCATACCGCGGAGTTCAAGCAACCCCTGGAAGCTTTAACCGAACAGGTCGAAAACGCCTACGTCAATGACTTCCTCTACCGTCTCGGCACTACCTGGCAGCAACAGGTCGATACGATAGACCAATGGAAAAGCCCCGTGCTTACTTCCCAAGGGGCATTCTTTGACCACTACGTCGCACCGATTATCCACGGTGGCCGCAAAAAAGCCGTCGTCATCATCTCCGATGCGATGCGGTACGAAGTCGCCGATGAGCTGCACGCTCGGATCCGCGGTGAAAATAAGTATGAAGCCCAGCTAGAGGCAATGCTCGGGGTGCTCCCCAGCTACACCCAACTCGGCATGGCATCATTATTGCCCCACCAGGCCCTCGCCCACTCTCCCGACGGTGATCCCGTGCTCGTGGATGGGCAACGCTCGAACGGGACCAGCAATCGCGCCAAGATCCTTGCCGCAGTGGGAGGTACCGCGATCCAAGCCGGAGATTTCCTCAAGCTCAAGCCGAGCGAGCGCCGTGACCTGTATTCAGCGCACCAGGTTCTCTACGTTTACCACGACACCATCGACGCCACCGGTGACAACGCAGTCTCAGAGCGCCGCACATTCACTGCTGCGGCAGAGGCGATTGAGGAACTCATCAGCCTTGTGAAGTCACTCGCAAGCGCGAACGCCACCAATATCCTGCTCACCGCCGATCACGGTTTTCTTTATCAAGACGAAAAGCTTCCCCCACAGTTCAATCTCACGGTGAAACCACAGGGCGATAAAATAGTTGCGGAGAAGCGTCGATACGTACTGGGCCGGGGGCTAAAAGACGATCCCGCGTTCCGGAAGTTCCTACCCGAACAGGTGGGCTTAACTAGTGAGGTCGAGATTCAGATCGCGAACTCAATCCATCGGATTATCCGACCCGGTGCCGGATCCCAGTTTGTCCATGGAGGTGCCTCACTCCAGGAGATTATCGTTCCCGTAATCACTGTCAACAAGCGGCGTTCCGACACGGTCGAACAGGTCAACGTGGATATTCATCCCGAGACCGACAAGATCACCACCGGCCAGGTCGTCGTGAAACTCTACCAGTCGATGCCGGCAACCGATCAACGGCTGGCTCGGCGTCTGAGGGCTGGGGTGTACTTCGGTGAAAAACTGATTTCCAATCAGGTCGAATTACTTTTCGATCATACGAGTAGGGAGGGACGCGACCGATTCCAAAGCGTGGTTCTTTTGCTGAGTAAAGACGCTGATCAGGCGAACAACCACAGCGTGGAGTTCCGGTTGGAGCAACCCATTCCAGGCACTGATGAGTGGAAGCGGTATAAGAGTGCGCCGTATACGATCAAACGTTCGTTTACTTCAGACTTTGACTTCTAA
- the pglX gene encoding BREX-1 system adenine-specific DNA-methyltransferase PglX gives MDTKPLERFATWARQELLTAVEAQATTVLKADSVARTERAHSVRALEAEINRHGREHVIDKVAYTWFNRIIALRFMDARGYTDTGVVSPAQGQPHGQPEILADAKRGNIDTDVITKSRTADAIIGLLDGTRRSTDAEGEAYALLLTAYCHYWHGPMPFMFEREDNYTEVLVPANLLADGAILSRVTEVLTADICDDVEVIGWLYQFYISERKNEVFAGFKNNQKAGADEIPAATQLFTPHWIVRYLVENSLGRLWMLNHPRSQLVDQMDYYIASVDEETDFLKISSPEDLKVIDPACGSGHMLTYAFDLIYAIYEEEGYAPSEIPGLVLTHNLYGAEIDPRAGSLAAFALTMKARAKQRTFFNKQVKPNICVIEPISFSPVELDFLVTPSGDRNEEIVFWNQFAEADTLGSLIQPDAALAIQLACRLEVLDDDGDMLRVATIDSAKRVLTQADYLTQRYHVVVANPPYMGSSNMVGVLGNFIQERLPDSKADLFATFIERSQTLALRGGRLAMIAKQNWLFRPAFSALRSKFLAVHQLEQVLHFGAGAFDSISGEIASTAAFVVRLDDSSGRDCWFARLVDGESESVKEANLREAITQGQRVFRRKLSDFLAIPGAPVCYWMSDAALDAFASGPYLGDVLNPREGMATGNNARYLRFWWEVSTSATKRNALTREEAFRSKKRWFPYNKGGGPRRWYGHDDYVVDWYQDGHELQTTLHPSGSRIWAHNFNLDFIFKEAVSWSSITTRGLALRYYPPGFLFDAAGLSAYPRGEGDAMFAALALVNSSYGSEFADLLNPTHHFKAGDFARLPLPKVDLNRMKQSVTTAVQIAKLDWRSQENAPDFTTLVVAPTSGTVSSWMEQCRAIGEERTSDLLEIEQAIQDEVGAVLEENSHSVSRERADITLFGNELYVHGNAEDPGAGARRDLIVKLLSYAVGCMFGRYSLDEPGLILADQGATLQDYVAKVHTPIFMPDADNVIPILADDRFEDDIVARFRQFLRAAFGSEHFEENLRFVEESLGIKTLRDYFITKTGKSKFYEDHVQRYKKRPIYWMFSSPKGSFNALIYMHRYTPSTVSTVLNEYLREYRGKLEIALQNAEHEATGGGSTKAQKEAERIRKILVELAEYEHDVLYPLATQQVAIDLDDGVKVNYPKFGTALKKIKGLEATE, from the coding sequence ATGGACACCAAACCCCTAGAGCGCTTCGCCACCTGGGCCCGCCAGGAACTGCTCACCGCAGTCGAAGCCCAGGCCACCACCGTACTCAAAGCAGACTCGGTCGCCCGCACCGAACGAGCACACTCAGTCAGAGCACTTGAAGCCGAGATCAATCGACATGGGCGTGAGCATGTGATCGACAAGGTGGCTTACACGTGGTTCAACCGAATCATCGCGCTACGATTCATGGACGCTCGCGGTTACACCGATACGGGCGTCGTCTCTCCTGCACAGGGACAACCACACGGTCAACCGGAAATCCTCGCGGATGCCAAACGCGGCAACATTGATACTGATGTCATCACCAAAAGTCGCACTGCTGACGCCATTATCGGGCTCCTCGACGGCACCCGCCGCAGCACTGATGCTGAAGGTGAGGCGTATGCGTTGCTCCTCACTGCATATTGCCACTATTGGCACGGGCCGATGCCGTTCATGTTCGAACGCGAGGATAACTACACCGAGGTTCTTGTTCCTGCGAACTTGCTCGCTGACGGCGCTATCCTGTCTCGCGTGACCGAGGTGCTCACCGCGGACATTTGTGATGACGTTGAGGTCATCGGCTGGCTCTACCAGTTCTATATCTCGGAGAGAAAAAATGAAGTCTTCGCTGGATTCAAGAACAACCAGAAGGCCGGTGCGGACGAGATCCCCGCGGCCACCCAGCTCTTTACTCCGCATTGGATCGTTCGCTATCTCGTCGAGAACTCCCTCGGCCGCCTCTGGATGCTCAACCATCCCCGCTCGCAACTGGTTGACCAGATGGACTACTATATCGCGTCTGTCGACGAGGAGACAGATTTTCTCAAAATCAGCAGTCCCGAAGACCTGAAGGTCATCGACCCGGCTTGTGGGTCTGGACACATGCTCACATATGCTTTCGATCTCATCTACGCGATATATGAGGAGGAGGGCTATGCGCCATCCGAAATCCCCGGATTAGTCCTCACCCACAATCTTTACGGCGCAGAGATCGACCCACGCGCTGGATCGCTCGCTGCGTTCGCACTCACCATGAAAGCGCGCGCCAAGCAGCGGACTTTTTTCAACAAACAGGTAAAACCAAATATCTGTGTGATTGAACCGATCTCGTTCAGCCCCGTGGAGCTGGACTTCCTGGTGACTCCTAGTGGTGACCGGAACGAGGAGATCGTCTTCTGGAACCAATTCGCTGAAGCTGACACACTGGGCTCGCTGATTCAGCCTGATGCTGCCCTAGCCATTCAGTTAGCATGTCGCCTTGAAGTCCTCGATGACGATGGCGACATGCTAAGGGTCGCCACGATCGATTCGGCGAAGCGAGTTCTCACCCAAGCTGACTATCTGACCCAGAGATACCATGTAGTCGTAGCGAATCCTCCTTACATGGGATCCTCAAATATGGTGGGCGTTCTTGGAAATTTTATACAGGAGCGTCTACCCGACTCGAAAGCGGATCTCTTTGCCACTTTCATTGAGAGATCTCAGACCCTAGCTCTTCGCGGTGGGCGCCTCGCTATGATTGCGAAACAGAATTGGCTCTTCCGTCCAGCGTTCTCCGCATTGCGTAGCAAGTTCTTGGCGGTTCACCAGTTGGAACAGGTTCTCCACTTCGGTGCTGGTGCTTTTGACAGTATTAGCGGTGAGATCGCTTCAACCGCAGCATTTGTGGTGCGGCTAGACGATTCCAGCGGTCGAGACTGCTGGTTCGCACGTCTCGTTGATGGAGAAAGTGAGTCTGTGAAAGAAGCAAACCTTCGCGAAGCTATAACTCAAGGGCAACGTGTTTTCCGTCGTAAGCTTAGCGATTTCCTAGCTATTCCGGGTGCTCCCGTCTGTTATTGGATGTCAGACGCTGCTCTGGACGCATTTGCTTCCGGTCCATATCTCGGTGATGTCCTCAACCCGCGCGAAGGAATGGCAACTGGCAACAATGCTAGGTACCTGAGGTTCTGGTGGGAAGTGTCCACTAGCGCGACGAAACGCAATGCACTTACGCGGGAGGAGGCTTTTAGAAGTAAGAAGCGTTGGTTCCCTTACAACAAAGGTGGCGGACCTAGGCGTTGGTACGGGCACGACGATTACGTTGTTGACTGGTACCAGGATGGGCATGAGCTTCAAACAACATTACATCCAAGTGGTAGTAGGATTTGGGCGCACAATTTCAACCTGGATTTCATATTCAAAGAGGCTGTTTCTTGGTCTTCTATAACGACTCGTGGCCTTGCTCTGCGTTACTACCCGCCGGGATTCCTGTTCGATGCAGCTGGCTTGTCTGCCTACCCACGAGGCGAAGGTGATGCCATGTTTGCAGCGCTGGCCCTTGTAAACTCCAGTTATGGCTCTGAGTTCGCAGACCTTCTTAACCCCACGCACCATTTCAAAGCCGGGGATTTTGCCCGACTGCCGTTGCCCAAAGTAGACCTTAACAGGATGAAGCAAAGTGTGACCACCGCAGTCCAAATCGCAAAGCTGGACTGGCGTTCTCAAGAAAACGCACCTGACTTCACTACATTAGTAGTGGCCCCGACTTCGGGGACCGTATCCTCGTGGATGGAGCAATGCCGCGCGATAGGTGAGGAGCGTACCTCTGATCTCCTTGAGATCGAGCAAGCTATCCAGGATGAAGTCGGGGCAGTGCTAGAGGAGAATAGTCATTCGGTTTCAAGAGAACGAGCGGATATCACTCTCTTTGGCAATGAGCTGTACGTACATGGGAATGCGGAGGACCCCGGGGCCGGTGCACGGCGGGATCTCATCGTGAAGTTGCTTTCCTATGCGGTGGGTTGCATGTTTGGGCGCTACAGCCTTGATGAACCAGGGCTGATTCTCGCGGACCAGGGAGCGACGTTGCAGGATTACGTAGCGAAGGTCCACACGCCGATCTTCATGCCAGATGCAGACAATGTTATTCCGATTCTTGCTGATGACCGGTTCGAAGACGACATTGTCGCCCGATTCCGGCAGTTCCTCCGCGCAGCGTTTGGTTCCGAGCATTTCGAAGAGAACCTGCGGTTCGTTGAAGAATCACTCGGAATCAAGACCTTGCGGGACTACTTCATCACGAAGACAGGCAAGTCGAAGTTCTATGAGGATCATGTGCAGCGCTACAAGAAGCGTCCGATCTATTGGATGTTTTCCAGCCCGAAAGGTTCCTTTAATGCGTTGATCTACATGCACCGCTACACCCCGTCAACGGTATCGACGGTACTTAACGAATACTTGCGTGAGTATCGCGGCAAACTGGAGATCGCTTTGCAAAACGCCGAACACGAAGCAACAGGCGGCGGGTCAACGAAAGCGCAGAAGGAAGCCGAACGGATACGTAAGATTCTCGTCGAACTAGCCGAGTACGAGCACGATGTGCTGTACCCGCTGGCGACCCAACAAGTCGCAATCGATCTTGATGACGGCGTGAAGGTGAACTACCCGAAGTTCGGCACGGCCTTAAAGAAGATCAAAGGTCTCGAGGCAACTGAATGA
- a CDS encoding DUF1819 family protein: protein MNATYDASSQYSLSFTTGGLLTREAGLIAPLYLRNQDWQAVRRTITEDNLLQVRTISSRTRITREAIQRLSVLNDSEIELLVEASPTERCHLMWVAACRRYELIGDFAEEVLRERFLLMTPTLSFDDFDRFITGKSLWHPELDDLKNSTRAKLRQNLFRMLREAGLLTVHGDIVPAVVSGRVLSLFQSHMPSDVRFLPTTLPVEVSSQ, encoded by the coding sequence ATGAACGCAACTTACGATGCGTCATCCCAGTACTCCCTCTCCTTCACTACCGGCGGACTTTTGACCCGCGAAGCAGGTCTTATCGCGCCGCTATACCTGCGAAATCAAGACTGGCAAGCAGTCCGACGGACCATCACCGAAGACAACCTGCTTCAAGTCCGCACCATCTCATCGCGCACACGCATCACACGTGAGGCTATTCAGCGGCTCAGTGTCTTAAACGACTCGGAGATAGAACTCCTCGTCGAGGCAAGCCCTACCGAGCGTTGCCACCTCATGTGGGTTGCCGCGTGTCGTCGCTACGAACTGATCGGTGACTTCGCTGAAGAAGTCCTTCGTGAGCGTTTCTTGCTCATGACCCCGACGCTCAGCTTCGATGACTTTGATCGGTTCATCACGGGCAAGAGCCTGTGGCACCCGGAGCTTGACGATCTCAAAAATTCCACACGGGCGAAGCTTCGCCAGAATCTTTTCCGGATGCTCCGCGAGGCGGGGCTTCTCACTGTACATGGCGATATTGTCCCGGCAGTGGTCTCCGGACGAGTGCTGAGCCTCTTTCAATCCCACATGCCGAGCGATGTGCGTTTCCTGCCGACCACCCTGCCTGTTGAGGTGAGCTCCCAATGA
- a CDS encoding DUF1788 domain-containing protein produces the protein MTNERNLQNEEQHVYEVLRSKRFLNMEGLSKEVPFFIYHYPPVWELDVRAARNRVTTKLRSDDGLRVIEINLYDLAIMLLKKRGVWERLFALELTQDKYEFREALQGMLDPHDHLAPAIREHLAENPSDMVFLTGIGEVFPYIRTHTVLENLQSVVVGRPMLAWFPGTYEFTPAGGHQLRALNLTTSDSYYRAKDIMEQEA, from the coding sequence ATGACTAATGAACGAAACCTCCAGAATGAGGAGCAACATGTATACGAGGTGCTGCGCAGCAAGCGGTTCCTCAACATGGAAGGACTCTCAAAGGAAGTTCCCTTCTTCATTTATCACTACCCGCCAGTGTGGGAACTCGACGTGCGAGCTGCGCGTAACCGAGTGACCACCAAGCTTCGCAGCGATGACGGGCTGCGCGTCATTGAGATCAACCTCTATGACCTCGCGATCATGCTCCTCAAAAAGCGAGGAGTGTGGGAGCGGCTCTTCGCCTTGGAACTTACCCAGGACAAGTACGAATTCCGCGAGGCCCTCCAGGGAATGCTTGACCCGCATGACCATCTCGCGCCCGCCATCCGTGAACACCTCGCTGAGAACCCGAGCGACATGGTGTTTCTTACTGGCATTGGTGAGGTATTTCCCTACATCCGCACTCATACCGTGCTGGAGAACCTACAAAGCGTGGTGGTCGGCAGACCGATGCTCGCTTGGTTCCCGGGAACCTACGAGTTCACACCGGCAGGTGGTCACCAGCTCCGAGCACTCAACCTCACCACGAGTGATAGCTACTACCGGGCCAAAGACATTATGGAACAGGAAGCATGA
- a CDS encoding helix-turn-helix domain-containing protein, translated as MSELWLSADDIATHLGVSKDTVYTWIADRSMPAHKIGRLWKFQASEVDDWVRRGGASASGGSE; from the coding sequence GTGTCTGAGCTCTGGTTATCGGCTGACGACATCGCTACCCATCTCGGAGTCTCGAAGGACACCGTCTACACCTGGATCGCGGACAGAAGCATGCCCGCCCACAAAATCGGCCGCCTATGGAAGTTCCAGGCCAGCGAGGTCGACGACTGGGTGCGGCGAGGTGGCGCCTCAGCATCAGGAGGCTCCGAATAA
- the brxC gene encoding BREX system P-loop protein BrxC, whose protein sequence is MTQINEIFAKDVQRPIEGVIKADDTSQLAVEIEEYVLTNEAAKGVEQVLEAYTNYTNANGVWISGFFGSGKSHLLKMLAHLLGDIDGHDYPRSKVSESFRTKSEDAFLPALLAKADSIAAKSLLFNIDQKATLISKDQSDALLKVFVKIFDESRGYYGNQGHIARFERDLDSRGQYQEFKDAFSRIAGIPWSQGREQSALEAGHIDQAFAEINGSPSAGIIRQYSSSYSVSIEDFADEVADWLTQQPEGFRINFFVDEVGQFIGTNSQLMLNLQTIAESLATKCKGRAWIFVTSQEDMEKIGGDRTKSQANDFSKIQARFANRLKLTSQDVEEVIRKRLLSKNDEGSVEVAKIYAAEHANFKALFDFADGNRYPNYRDKDHFVGSYPFASYQFSLFQSAIEGISDHNLFEGRNSSVGERSMLGVVQEVAQQLAGKPLGQLASFDQMFAGIRASLKAANHRAILNAENSGKLSELAIRLLKALFLVKYVDGFKATTRNLTVLVYNRFGTDLAALSKEVIEALAALESQTYIQRNGDVYDYLTNEEQKIEQEIKNVDIDSSEVAGKLAKMLAESVVKTSKVVYAKNNQSFPFGYKLDGAPVGKQYELSLHFTSPDTYFSLDQIKQHSIGLDELRVVLPADSERILFDLRLQLKTDKYVKRAQTSSRTAIEQTILQAKGTQNAEREKEIVERLRSAVGHAVLIHNAAILDVTSVDPVSRINEGFQRLIAATYTNLGQLGGHAFGEKDISRLVNPPEGALLDESFSMLEVPGGDLLGHLEMRSKRHEQVTMRQLVDRYTTKPYGWDHWSTVSIVAYLAGESKIEITLDGTLLKRTEIAATLRNTQKYSHMVIAPPRVFDQKVVSSFRKFVMDFTDEGAISKDPLELARMGKELLDKKLVELKSLSAGARYPFIDQLDEPISMLTQLCGHTAEWYISDFPGADDLLDAKDNVIDPVKAFLNGKQRTIYDTAAEFMKTQQVNLGYLPSDVAGEVSLLLEDPQVFRGNKISRLNSAVKALESCVQTAIEEQQAEAIDDINARWQHIPAGKAYQDATEVAQQSVTQKSQTVLDRVRHETQIPVIRSLATTFADTTYPEILDELAAAAPAPEPVVNSDPDIPDPPAPVPAKHTIAIKRIPLPGTGDVLETAEDIEHYLDQLRETLLIAINNNQRIAL, encoded by the coding sequence ATGACCCAGATCAACGAAATCTTCGCCAAAGACGTTCAGCGCCCCATCGAAGGTGTCATCAAAGCTGACGACACCTCCCAGCTGGCTGTCGAGATCGAGGAATACGTCCTCACTAACGAAGCCGCCAAGGGCGTCGAACAGGTCTTGGAAGCCTACACAAACTACACCAACGCCAACGGTGTCTGGATCTCCGGTTTCTTCGGCTCAGGCAAGTCCCACCTGCTCAAAATGCTTGCTCACCTCCTGGGTGATATTGACGGGCACGATTACCCGCGCAGTAAGGTGTCAGAGTCGTTCCGTACTAAGTCCGAGGACGCATTCCTACCGGCATTACTCGCTAAGGCCGACTCGATCGCGGCCAAGAGCCTGCTGTTCAACATTGATCAGAAGGCCACATTAATCAGCAAGGACCAAAGCGACGCTCTGCTGAAGGTCTTCGTGAAAATCTTTGACGAATCTCGTGGTTACTACGGCAATCAGGGCCACATTGCACGCTTCGAACGTGACCTCGACAGCCGCGGTCAATATCAGGAGTTTAAGGACGCATTCTCCCGTATCGCTGGAATCCCGTGGTCGCAGGGGCGGGAACAAAGTGCACTGGAAGCCGGACACATTGACCAGGCTTTCGCTGAGATCAACGGCAGCCCGAGTGCCGGGATCATCCGGCAATACAGCTCATCGTACTCCGTTTCGATTGAGGACTTCGCTGACGAAGTCGCCGATTGGCTGACACAGCAGCCTGAAGGCTTCCGGATCAACTTCTTCGTTGACGAGGTCGGCCAGTTCATCGGAACCAACAGTCAGTTGATGTTGAACCTTCAGACTATCGCTGAGTCACTCGCGACGAAGTGCAAGGGCCGAGCCTGGATCTTTGTCACCTCCCAGGAAGACATGGAAAAGATTGGCGGCGACCGCACTAAGAGCCAGGCCAACGACTTCTCCAAGATCCAGGCACGTTTCGCCAACCGCCTCAAGCTCACCAGCCAGGACGTCGAAGAGGTCATCCGCAAGCGACTGCTGTCTAAAAACGATGAAGGGTCAGTAGAGGTCGCCAAGATCTACGCGGCTGAGCACGCCAACTTCAAGGCCCTGTTCGACTTCGCCGATGGGAACCGATACCCGAATTACCGCGATAAGGACCACTTCGTTGGTTCCTACCCGTTCGCGAGCTACCAGTTTTCGCTATTCCAGTCCGCGATCGAAGGGATCTCGGATCATAACCTCTTCGAAGGGCGCAACAGCTCTGTCGGTGAGAGATCGATGCTTGGTGTCGTCCAAGAGGTCGCTCAGCAGCTTGCTGGCAAACCCCTCGGACAGCTGGCCTCGTTTGACCAAATGTTTGCTGGTATCCGTGCCTCGTTGAAAGCGGCCAACCACCGCGCCATCTTGAACGCTGAAAATAGTGGAAAACTCAGCGAACTCGCGATCCGGCTGCTCAAAGCGCTATTCCTCGTGAAATACGTCGACGGGTTCAAAGCGACGACACGCAACCTGACCGTACTGGTCTACAACCGTTTCGGCACAGATCTAGCTGCCCTGTCGAAAGAGGTCATCGAAGCTCTCGCAGCGCTGGAATCTCAGACCTACATCCAGCGCAATGGTGACGTATACGACTACCTCACCAATGAAGAGCAAAAGATCGAGCAAGAGATCAAAAACGTTGACATTGACTCTTCCGAGGTTGCGGGGAAGCTGGCGAAAATGCTGGCTGAATCAGTGGTGAAGACGAGCAAGGTCGTGTACGCGAAAAACAATCAGAGCTTCCCCTTCGGGTACAAGCTTGACGGTGCACCAGTGGGCAAGCAGTATGAACTCTCATTGCACTTCACCAGTCCCGATACCTACTTCAGTCTGGACCAGATCAAGCAACACAGCATTGGGCTTGATGAACTGCGAGTGGTACTCCCTGCCGATAGTGAAAGAATCCTATTCGACCTGCGCCTCCAGCTGAAAACTGACAAATACGTGAAACGTGCCCAGACCAGCAGCCGCACAGCCATTGAGCAGACCATCTTGCAGGCCAAGGGCACTCAGAATGCCGAGCGCGAAAAGGAAATCGTCGAGCGACTACGCAGTGCTGTTGGTCACGCAGTGCTCATTCACAACGCGGCGATTCTCGATGTGACCTCGGTCGACCCGGTGAGCCGGATCAATGAGGGATTCCAGCGGCTAATCGCAGCGACGTATACCAACCTGGGTCAGCTCGGTGGTCACGCATTCGGGGAAAAGGACATTTCGAGGCTGGTGAACCCACCTGAGGGGGCTTTACTCGATGAGAGCTTTAGCATGCTTGAGGTCCCTGGTGGAGATCTGCTGGGGCACCTGGAGATGCGGAGTAAACGCCACGAACAGGTCACCATGAGACAACTGGTCGATAGGTACACGACCAAACCGTACGGCTGGGATCACTGGTCGACCGTCTCCATCGTGGCGTACCTTGCAGGCGAGTCCAAGATTGAGATCACCCTGGACGGGACTCTCCTTAAACGTACTGAGATCGCTGCCACACTGCGCAACACGCAGAAATACTCGCATATGGTCATTGCACCTCCGCGGGTGTTCGATCAGAAAGTGGTGTCTTCCTTCCGTAAGTTCGTCATGGATTTCACTGATGAGGGTGCCATTTCCAAGGATCCTTTAGAGCTTGCACGAATGGGCAAGGAACTCCTGGACAAGAAACTCGTCGAACTAAAGTCGCTCAGCGCAGGCGCGCGCTATCCGTTTATCGATCAGCTCGATGAGCCCATCAGTATGCTCACGCAGCTGTGTGGCCACACCGCTGAGTGGTATATCTCCGATTTCCCTGGCGCCGATGATCTGCTCGATGCCAAAGACAATGTCATCGACCCGGTCAAAGCGTTTCTCAACGGCAAGCAGCGCACGATCTACGACACCGCTGCAGAATTCATGAAGACCCAGCAGGTAAATCTTGGCTACCTGCCTTCAGATGTCGCGGGTGAGGTGTCACTCCTTCTGGAAGACCCACAGGTCTTCCGCGGAAACAAAATCAGCCGGTTAAATTCCGCAGTAAAGGCACTGGAAAGCTGCGTTCAGACTGCTATTGAGGAGCAGCAGGCTGAAGCGATTGACGACATCAATGCGCGTTGGCAGCATATCCCCGCCGGCAAGGCCTACCAAGATGCAACCGAGGTCGCACAGCAATCGGTTACCCAGAAATCCCAGACAGTACTCGACCGGGTCCGACACGAAACCCAGATCCCGGTCATCCGATCCCTTGCTACAACGTTCGCTGACACCACCTACCCTGAGATCCTCGACGAGCTCGCGGCTGCTGCCCCCGCCCCAGAACCCGTGGTTAACTCGGACCCTGACATCCCAGATCCGCCCGCGCCAGTACCGGCGAAGCACACCATTGCGATCAAAAGGATTCCCCTCCCGGGTACAGGTGACGTGCTTGAAACCGCAGAGGACATCGAACACTACCTGGATCAGCTCCGCGAGACACTGCTGATCGCCATCAACAACAACCAGCGCATCGCGCTCTAG